Proteins from one Desulfonema limicola genomic window:
- a CDS encoding ABC transporter permease, producing the protein MNEISQERSFAGRFWFAVAFILTFIAGVYAEKLGFLEFAKENPDEIWILFVEHIQLVFISSAISIGIGIPTGILLTRGFMRQYREWILNILGICQTVPSLAVIAIAMTYIGIGKVTAIFALVIYGLLPIIRNSVAGLAGIDPVILDAGRGMGMKPVQLLFKVELPNAMYIILTGIRTSTVINVGTAAMSFLVGGGGLGDLIFSGIAMVDAGYMLAGAVPTAALAIFLNWFMGMIEKWVVSPGLIYE; encoded by the coding sequence ATGAATGAAATCAGCCAGGAAAGAAGTTTTGCAGGCAGATTCTGGTTTGCGGTCGCTTTCATTCTTACATTTATTGCAGGTGTTTATGCAGAAAAACTGGGATTTCTCGAATTTGCAAAGGAAAACCCAGATGAAATATGGATATTGTTTGTAGAACACATACAACTGGTTTTTATTTCCAGTGCTATTTCCATAGGCATCGGCATTCCCACAGGTATTTTACTGACAAGGGGATTTATGCGCCAGTACCGGGAATGGATTCTTAATATACTCGGCATATGCCAGACCGTTCCTTCGCTTGCAGTTATAGCAATTGCCATGACCTATATAGGGATAGGCAAAGTAACAGCAATCTTTGCACTGGTTATTTACGGGCTGCTTCCTATTATACGCAATTCTGTTGCCGGCCTGGCTGGAATTGATCCTGTTATTCTGGATGCAGGACGGGGCATGGGAATGAAACCTGTTCAACTGCTTTTTAAAGTAGAACTGCCCAATGCCATGTATATAATACTTACCGGTATCCGCACATCAACAGTAATTAATGTTGGAACAGCAGCCATGAGTTTTTTAGTAGGAGGCGGGGGGCTGGGCGATCTAATTTTCAGCGGTATTGCAATGGTTGACGCAGGTTACATGCTGGCAGGAGCAGTACCCACAGCAGCCCTGGCTATTTTCTTAAACTGGTTTATGGGTATGATAGAAAAATGGGTGGTCAGTCCTGGACTGATTTATGAATAA
- a CDS encoding ABC transporter ATP-binding protein (Members of the family are the ATP-binding subunit of ABC transporters for substrates such as betaine, L-proline or other amino acids, choline, carnitine, etc. The substrate specificity is best determined from the substrate-binding subunit, rather than this subunit, as it interacts with the permease subunit and not with substrate directly.): MIELERVTKIYPGTSMPAVDNIDLEVPQGEICILIGSSGCGKTTLMRMINRLEPITSGSIKIEGRNVMDMDLIELRRGIGYAIQQTGLFPHMTVAENIMVVPRLLGWDRKRMDDRVDELLKLVNMEPAVYKNRYPRELSGGQAQRIGVTRAMAADPPVMLMDEPFGAIDPINREVLQDEFLKIQAKLKKTIVFVTHDIHEAVKMGDKIALLDAGRLIQYGSPEDLLTRPKNQFVKDFVGADRALKRLDLLKVKDAMMKDPVRCSTDDPSEKIFEHMLAHDLNFLLVTEPGSMFKGYVNIDMLRGHKGIVGDIVHPMTITVRPDQNLKDALSKMLTYDLGIVVAVNEQGQLEGVLNSRTLISVVGETYDETGGHWGKITTGGRVI, from the coding sequence ATGATAGAACTTGAACGTGTTACAAAAATATATCCAGGTACTTCCATGCCGGCAGTTGACAATATTGACCTTGAAGTACCGCAGGGAGAAATATGTATTCTTATTGGTTCATCAGGCTGCGGAAAAACAACACTTATGCGGATGATAAACCGCCTGGAACCCATAACATCAGGGAGCATTAAGATTGAAGGCAGAAATGTCATGGATATGGACTTGATAGAACTTCGCAGGGGAATAGGTTATGCCATCCAGCAGACCGGCCTTTTCCCGCACATGACAGTTGCTGAAAATATCATGGTTGTTCCAAGGCTTTTGGGATGGGATAGAAAACGCATGGATGACCGGGTGGATGAACTGCTGAAACTGGTCAACATGGAACCAGCAGTTTATAAAAACCGTTATCCAAGAGAATTAAGCGGGGGACAGGCCCAGAGAATAGGTGTAACCCGTGCAATGGCTGCGGATCCCCCGGTTATGCTCATGGACGAGCCTTTTGGAGCAATTGACCCTATTAACCGTGAGGTTTTGCAGGATGAATTCTTGAAAATCCAGGCAAAGCTCAAAAAAACAATTGTATTTGTTACCCATGACATACATGAAGCTGTTAAAATGGGAGACAAGATTGCACTTCTGGATGCAGGAAGGCTGATTCAATATGGAAGCCCTGAAGACCTTCTCACCAGGCCTAAAAATCAATTTGTTAAAGATTTTGTAGGTGCTGACCGTGCTTTAAAACGCCTGGATCTGCTTAAAGTCAAGGATGCCATGATGAAAGACCCGGTGCGCTGCAGTACAGATGACCCGAGTGAGAAAATATTTGAGCATATGCTGGCACATGATCTAAATTTCCTGCTTGTTACCGAGCCGGGCAGCATGTTCAAAGGTTATGTCAATATAGATATGCTCAGGGGTCATAAAGGCATAGTCGGAGACATAGTTCATCCCATGACCATTACAGTCAGACCAGATCAAAACCTGAAAGATGCTCTCAGCAAGATGCTCACTTACGACCTCGGCATTGTTGTTGCTGTTAATGAACAGGGGCAGCTTGAAGGTGTTCTCAATTCCAGGACCCTGATTTCAGTTGTTGGAGAAACCTATGATGAAACAGGGGGACACTGGGGTAAAATTACAACAGGCGGGAGGGTGATATGA
- a CDS encoding ABC transporter permease — METWNFLIKNGPETLKLAWEHAWVVAVAVSIAILTGVPIGIWITFNRKAADIVLYIAGIIMTIPSIALFGIMIPILSVFGYGIGTVPAIVALVLYSQLPIIRNTYAAIKNVDPSIIDAGLGMGMTRNQVLFKVQVPMALSVIFAGVRVAVVMSIGIGAIAAYIGAGGLGHYIFMGINQTHDAMINAGALCVALMAVITDYIFGIIENRLVSKGLRS, encoded by the coding sequence ATGGAAACCTGGAACTTTTTGATTAAAAACGGGCCTGAAACATTAAAACTGGCCTGGGAACATGCCTGGGTTGTGGCTGTTGCCGTCAGCATTGCCATTTTAACAGGAGTTCCCATTGGTATCTGGATTACCTTTAACCGCAAGGCAGCAGATATTGTCCTGTATATTGCCGGGATAATAATGACCATTCCTTCTATTGCATTGTTCGGCATAATGATTCCTATTCTTTCTGTTTTCGGCTATGGCATTGGTACAGTCCCTGCAATTGTGGCCTTAGTCCTTTATTCCCAGCTTCCCATTATCCGCAATACCTATGCTGCCATTAAAAACGTTGATCCCAGTATTATTGATGCAGGACTTGGTATGGGCATGACCAGAAACCAGGTATTATTCAAGGTACAGGTTCCTATGGCTTTAAGTGTTATTTTTGCAGGTGTCCGGGTGGCTGTGGTCATGTCTATAGGCATTGGAGCAATTGCAGCCTATATCGGAGCAGGGGGGCTGGGGCATTATATATTCATGGGCATTAATCAAACCCATGATGCAATGATTAATGCCGGAGCTTTATGTGTAGCTTTGATGGCTGTGATTACAGATTATATATTTGGAATTATTGAAAACCGTCTTGTCAGCAAAGGATTGAGGTCATAA
- a CDS encoding trimethylamine methyltransferase family protein, whose amino-acid sequence MNIAQVKKSESLFGTQTVEMLKLSHEDALWMLENLGVGCSQPDILEGFRRYEADGKAIIYENKRVFITRELVQECLVTVPGVDQFFVPRNSFFIGGTAPYIYDDTKGEGGVIPTSEHVAQIAKIAEKSSVVAGMGRGVKLKDEIEQMNIMVQNCSKPIYTAITSDKSLERALEIHKQSGKIMALFCLTRPSLEVNENFSEHFVKVVRAGLPVCVSAMPMAGISAPYCYNGVISMTHAEVLFGICTSQILNPGHLVVHAGFPTIADPSYDYNPNYGLKSHHMLNIFMSHLNLMLDIPTFQSGGTTNEEHVTEKALEDAKNGQALAVKYGFHMIRHPFAFLRHLVDFSINKLEHAIEIAENIKPEDAPEVEMPVYDPRGMESVQRTGLGMYMNDSLTTANLGKIFKE is encoded by the coding sequence ATGAATATAGCACAGGTTAAGAAATCTGAATCACTTTTTGGCACCCAGACTGTTGAAATGCTCAAATTGTCTCATGAGGATGCGCTGTGGATGCTTGAAAATCTGGGAGTGGGATGCTCCCAGCCTGATATTTTAGAAGGTTTTAGAAGATATGAAGCAGATGGAAAAGCAATTATTTATGAAAACAAAAGGGTATTTATTACCAGGGAACTGGTACAGGAATGTCTTGTTACAGTTCCAGGTGTAGATCAATTCTTTGTTCCGCGAAACAGTTTTTTTATAGGAGGCACTGCTCCCTATATTTATGATGACACAAAAGGGGAGGGCGGTGTTATCCCCACATCTGAACATGTAGCGCAAATAGCTAAGATTGCTGAAAAAAGCTCTGTGGTTGCAGGTATGGGCAGGGGTGTAAAACTTAAAGATGAAATTGAGCAGATGAATATTATGGTACAAAATTGTTCCAAACCCATATACACTGCAATAACCTCTGACAAATCCCTGGAAAGAGCTTTGGAAATCCATAAGCAGTCAGGAAAAATCATGGCTCTGTTCTGCCTTACCAGGCCTTCTTTGGAAGTAAATGAAAATTTTTCAGAGCATTTTGTTAAAGTAGTGCGTGCAGGTCTGCCAGTCTGCGTATCAGCCATGCCAATGGCTGGAATAAGTGCCCCATACTGTTATAACGGGGTTATAAGCATGACCCATGCAGAAGTACTTTTTGGAATATGTACATCCCAGATTCTCAACCCCGGTCATTTAGTTGTCCATGCAGGATTTCCAACCATTGCCGACCCCAGCTATGATTATAATCCCAATTATGGTCTTAAAAGCCATCACATGCTTAATATATTCATGAGTCATTTAAATCTCATGCTTGATATTCCTACTTTTCAAAGCGGGGGAACAACAAATGAGGAACATGTAACAGAAAAGGCACTGGAGGATGCGAAAAATGGTCAGGCACTGGCTGTTAAATACGGATTTCACATGATACGCCATCCTTTTGCATTTTTGCGGCACCTGGTGGATTTTTCTATCAATAAACTGGAACATGCCATTGAAATTGCAGAAAATATCAAGCCGGAGGATGCACCAGAAGTGGAAATGCCTGTATATGATCCCAGAGGAATGGAATCTGTCCAGCGCACAGGACTGGGTATGTACATGAACGATTCCCTGACAACTGCAAATCTTGGGAAAATATTTAAGGAGTAG
- a CDS encoding sarcosine oxidase subunit gamma SoxG, translating to MTDIQRRSPVFFASSVPARTKKRENWNIVLEYENQGHGPWIIDLSHRSRWDMQDKNISDLPVFGTRVPEFPNTCSYQEGILINRMNRTQASIWHLAGENLEIPDDKAFTDISDAAVFLALAGDNIFSIAEKLTDYDFMDPQKQPPFLIQGPFSHVPCQIAVVKRGQIEGFPFSAHKSSLILLTCSRGYARDMVNAVLHAGQEFGIRPAGEDKFMEVLEHEYSTG from the coding sequence ATGACAGATATTCAACGCCGGTCCCCGGTTTTTTTTGCATCTTCTGTACCAGCAAGAACTAAAAAACGGGAAAACTGGAATATTGTTCTGGAATATGAAAACCAGGGACATGGTCCCTGGATTATTGATTTAAGCCATCGTTCCCGCTGGGATATGCAGGATAAAAATATCTCAGATCTGCCTGTTTTTGGAACCAGGGTTCCTGAATTTCCCAATACATGTTCATATCAAGAGGGAATTCTTATTAACCGCATGAACAGGACACAGGCATCAATCTGGCATCTGGCAGGGGAAAACCTGGAAATCCCTGATGATAAAGCTTTTACAGATATATCAGATGCTGCAGTCTTTCTTGCCCTGGCTGGAGACAATATATTTTCCATTGCAGAAAAACTCACAGATTATGATTTTATGGATCCTCAAAAACAGCCGCCTTTCCTGATCCAGGGTCCTTTTTCCCATGTGCCCTGCCAGATTGCGGTTGTTAAGCGCGGACAAATTGAGGGGTTTCCTTTTTCTGCTCATAAAAGCAGTTTGATTCTTTTGACCTGCTCCCGGGGATATGCCCGTGATATGGTAAATGCAGTTTTACATGCAGGACAGGAATTTGGCATCAGACCGGCTGGAGAAGACAAATTTATGGAGGTTTTAGAACATGAATATAGCACAGGTTAA
- a CDS encoding 2Fe-2S iron-sulfur cluster-binding protein translates to MNRLKDLPTLRIEPGKKVCLSYKGKSYEGVRGDTIASALYANDVRVFARSLKYHRPRGLYSLDGECSNTMMQVDGVLNVFCENTLAAEGMNIKPQNVLGNADFDLMGFMDKLSFAMPAGFYYKIFHKPAFIWPLAIKQIRKAAGLGKISPDFRIKGNYDEIYPSADVCVAGGGPAGMCAALAAAQKGLRVIILEARPWLGGFFDYRPGIWHDDILLYQRAEELARQVKDHPFIRVFTNTYLTGVYSNDLVTAFCQGSKEDCFTQRYVEIRTKTIIGAAGCIERPLLFENNEKPGVMQPGCAHRLARTWGLLPGKSAVFSIGHDLGIEAAVDLFDLGMEIQCVADVREHGQDFNLAGELEKRKIPYYPGWTAVCAQGWKGVKKVRISSINGKHEKSFDCDILAASAGMTPVTGPLTLAGAKLEYDNHTGFFLPGHLPDKIHAAGRMLGLNNPLSIEASGTLAGLKAAADCGIPLESEIIDASDELAELPGPEMGSRFVCAPVGGKKTFICFDEDCTLKNIDQAMKDGFDVPELIKRFTSAGTGPGQGGIPGHNLPLYTANTQVSPDNSPKPTTVRTPLVPPYLAAYAGFARDMSKRTPVHESQEKSGGKMERIGVWNRARRFADDESARMEIENVRNNVGMLDASTLGKFRIFGPDALKALERVYVSSMAGVKQGRIKYSAMCNEDGCVIDDGVVTKCGENDYYLTTSTGRAGVTSEWIRFHTRYDNWDFNIVNLTDAFGVINLAGPNARKVLEKVTDADVSDTGFPFSGYREFLIQDTIFVRAMRLGFVGELSYELHVPSSYMQSLWDILQQAGKEFGIENFGLEAQSTLRMEKGHVILGSESEQRTTLHDIGLGFLWHQDKPEAKTIGAPALAQTKDQKGRLKLAGFKAESLETESIKDGSPIVDTRIRGYVCTARYSWTLKQSIGMALVDDELAAENTRLGIYEDGCNGELKYARVVPMPFYDPQGQRMRM, encoded by the coding sequence ATGAATCGGCTGAAAGATTTGCCCACATTAAGGATTGAGCCAGGAAAAAAAGTATGTCTTTCTTATAAAGGAAAATCATATGAAGGTGTCAGGGGCGATACCATTGCTTCTGCCTTATATGCCAATGATGTGCGCGTGTTTGCCCGGAGCCTGAAATATCACAGGCCCAGGGGATTATACAGCCTGGACGGCGAATGCAGCAATACCATGATGCAGGTTGACGGGGTTTTAAATGTTTTTTGTGAAAATACCCTGGCTGCCGAAGGCATGAATATAAAACCGCAAAATGTGCTGGGAAATGCAGATTTTGATCTTATGGGGTTTATGGATAAACTGAGCTTTGCCATGCCTGCTGGTTTTTATTATAAGATTTTTCATAAACCTGCTTTTATCTGGCCCCTGGCCATAAAACAAATACGAAAAGCAGCAGGTCTGGGGAAAATATCGCCTGATTTTAGAATCAAGGGAAATTATGACGAAATCTATCCCAGTGCTGATGTATGTGTTGCCGGTGGAGGCCCGGCTGGAATGTGTGCTGCCCTGGCTGCTGCACAAAAGGGACTGCGGGTTATTATTCTTGAAGCAAGGCCCTGGCTTGGAGGTTTTTTTGATTACCGGCCTGGCATATGGCATGATGATATTTTATTGTACCAAAGGGCAGAAGAACTTGCCAGACAAGTAAAAGATCATCCTTTTATCCGTGTATTTACAAATACATATCTAACTGGTGTTTATAGTAATGACTTGGTTACAGCCTTTTGCCAGGGCAGTAAAGAAGATTGCTTTACCCAGCGTTATGTCGAAATAAGGACAAAAACCATAATAGGAGCCGCTGGCTGCATTGAACGCCCCCTTTTATTTGAAAATAATGAAAAACCCGGCGTAATGCAGCCTGGATGCGCCCACAGACTGGCGCGTACCTGGGGGCTGCTTCCAGGAAAATCGGCTGTATTCAGTATTGGTCATGATCTGGGCATTGAAGCTGCTGTTGATCTTTTTGATCTTGGCATGGAAATCCAGTGTGTTGCAGATGTACGGGAACATGGACAGGATTTTAATCTGGCAGGAGAACTGGAGAAACGTAAAATTCCTTATTACCCTGGATGGACTGCTGTTTGTGCCCAGGGCTGGAAAGGTGTTAAAAAAGTAAGAATCTCCAGCATTAATGGAAAACATGAAAAATCCTTTGACTGTGATATCCTGGCAGCATCTGCCGGCATGACTCCGGTAACAGGGCCTTTAACCCTGGCTGGTGCCAAACTGGAATATGATAACCACACTGGTTTTTTTCTGCCCGGACACCTGCCGGATAAAATTCATGCAGCAGGCCGCATGCTGGGACTGAATAATCCCCTTTCCATAGAAGCATCAGGAACACTTGCCGGACTTAAAGCTGCGGCAGACTGCGGCATACCGCTGGAATCAGAAATCATTGATGCATCAGACGAACTGGCTGAACTTCCAGGTCCCGAGATGGGAAGCAGGTTTGTCTGCGCTCCTGTAGGCGGGAAAAAAACCTTTATCTGTTTTGATGAAGACTGTACCCTGAAAAACATCGACCAGGCCATGAAAGACGGCTTTGATGTACCAGAACTGATAAAAAGATTTACTTCAGCAGGAACCGGTCCTGGACAGGGCGGTATTCCAGGCCATAATCTGCCCCTTTATACAGCAAATACTCAGGTTTCGCCAGACAATTCTCCAAAACCAACCACTGTAAGAACTCCCCTGGTGCCTCCTTATCTGGCTGCCTATGCTGGTTTTGCCCGCGACATGAGCAAGCGCACCCCTGTACATGAATCCCAGGAAAAATCAGGCGGTAAAATGGAGAGAATAGGGGTATGGAATCGTGCAAGACGTTTTGCAGATGATGAATCAGCCCGCATGGAGATTGAAAATGTGCGCAATAATGTGGGAATGCTGGATGCCTCCACCCTGGGAAAATTCCGCATCTTCGGGCCTGACGCACTCAAAGCTTTGGAACGGGTGTATGTAAGCAGCATGGCTGGAGTAAAACAGGGACGAATCAAATACTCTGCAATGTGCAATGAGGATGGATGTGTTATAGATGACGGAGTAGTAACAAAATGCGGTGAAAACGATTATTACCTGACCACCTCTACTGGACGTGCAGGGGTAACATCAGAATGGATACGTTTTCATACCCGTTATGATAACTGGGATTTTAATATTGTCAATCTGACAGATGCTTTTGGTGTAATTAATCTTGCAGGTCCCAATGCCCGCAAGGTACTGGAAAAAGTAACAGATGCAGATGTATCTGACACAGGTTTTCCTTTTTCCGGATACCGGGAGTTTTTAATTCAGGATACAATTTTCGTTCGTGCCATGCGCCTGGGTTTTGTCGGCGAACTTTCCTATGAACTTCATGTTCCGTCTTCTTATATGCAGTCTTTATGGGATATTCTCCAACAGGCTGGAAAAGAGTTTGGAATAGAGAATTTCGGTCTTGAAGCCCAGAGTACCCTGCGCATGGAAAAAGGTCATGTAATCCTGGGTTCTGAATCTGAACAGCGCACAACCCTTCATGACATCGGGCTGGGTTTTCTCTGGCATCAGGATAAACCAGAAGCAAAAACAATAGGCGCACCAGCCCTTGCTCAAACCAAAGATCAAAAAGGACGTTTAAAACTGGCAGGATTTAAAGCAGAGTCCCTGGAAACCGAATCTATAAAAGACGGTTCTCCCATAGTTGACACCCGCATTCGCGGGTATGTATGCACAGCCCGTTATAGCTGGACCCTTAAACAATCCATCGGCATGGCCCTTGTTGATGATGAGCTTGCAGCAGAAAATACAAGGCTGGGCATTTATGAGGACGGCTGCAATGGAGAATTAAAATATGCCAGGGTGGTTCCAATGCCGTTTTACGACCCCCAGGGTCAGCGTATGAGAATGTAA
- a CDS encoding sarcosine oxidase subunit delta, which yields MSLTITCPLCGNRNGYEFRFGGEDKGPRPGDTEMSDPKIWCDYVHMNECKAGIQKEWWCHKDGCGTWFCINRDTLKNNQRSREGDSEI from the coding sequence ATGTCATTAACCATAACCTGCCCTTTATGCGGAAATAGAAATGGTTATGAGTTCCGTTTTGGAGGGGAAGACAAGGGACCAAGACCAGGGGACACAGAGATGTCTGATCCGAAAATCTGGTGTGATTATGTGCATATGAATGAATGCAAGGCTGGTATTCAAAAGGAATGGTGGTGTCATAAAGATGGATGCGGCACATGGTTTTGCATTAACAGGGATACACTTAAAAACAATCAAAGGTCCCGGGAGGGAGATTCGGAGATATAA
- a CDS encoding FAD-dependent oxidoreductase: protein MFGRKKPLWGEKPPLSSGYDAVIIGGGLHGLATAYFLAARHNMKNIAVIEKRYIGFGGAGRNTAIVRANQRTQENLPLYKEGLELWPVLTKELDFNLMFYNCGNLNLAHSEAALKAMRLQTASAQFHGIDIRLVDRKECKELIPCLDISDRPRYPVYGGMFHPAGGIVRHDAVVWGLAKGAAKHGVHIHQGTQVTAINTDKGRITSVDTDKGKINTPRVLNAAGAYSAALSWHMLGIKLPISVLTIQAMVTQPLKPLLDHVVSSGMYHCYANQTLKGEIATGAHMDPWPNYTNQNSAHYIKHQAEALGEFLPCLRGVKFMRCWAGLADMTPDMAPIIDGNDPFQGYYTDCGWGYFGFKSSIVTGKYMAEYMASGQCPDMLKPFNMRRFENHRLMGETAALVNYSPDN, encoded by the coding sequence ATGTTTGGCAGGAAAAAACCATTGTGGGGAGAAAAACCTCCTCTCAGTTCAGGCTATGACGCGGTTATTATAGGCGGTGGTTTGCATGGACTGGCAACAGCCTATTTTTTAGCAGCCCGGCATAATATGAAAAACATTGCAGTTATTGAAAAGCGCTATATTGGTTTTGGCGGAGCTGGCCGAAATACTGCCATTGTAAGGGCAAATCAGAGAACACAGGAAAATCTGCCTTTATATAAGGAAGGTCTGGAACTCTGGCCTGTTCTTACAAAAGAACTGGATTTCAATCTCATGTTCTACAATTGCGGGAACCTGAATCTGGCTCACAGTGAAGCAGCCTTAAAAGCCATGCGCCTCCAGACAGCATCAGCTCAATTTCACGGCATTGATATACGCCTGGTTGACCGGAAAGAATGTAAGGAATTGATCCCGTGCCTTGATATTTCAGACCGTCCCAGGTACCCTGTTTACGGGGGCATGTTTCATCCTGCCGGCGGAATTGTAAGACATGATGCAGTTGTATGGGGGCTTGCAAAAGGAGCAGCAAAGCACGGGGTTCATATTCACCAGGGAACCCAGGTAACAGCCATTAATACAGACAAAGGAAGGATCACTTCTGTTGATACAGACAAAGGAAAAATAAATACTCCCCGTGTTCTTAATGCAGCTGGAGCATATTCTGCAGCCCTTTCCTGGCATATGCTTGGAATCAAACTTCCCATAAGTGTTTTAACCATTCAGGCAATGGTAACCCAGCCCTTAAAACCCCTGCTGGATCATGTGGTGTCATCAGGCATGTATCATTGTTATGCAAACCAGACCTTAAAAGGCGAGATAGCTACCGGGGCGCATATGGATCCATGGCCTAATTATACAAATCAAAATTCAGCTCATTATATAAAACATCAGGCAGAAGCACTTGGAGAGTTTCTGCCCTGCCTGAGAGGTGTTAAATTTATGCGCTGCTGGGCAGGACTGGCAGATATGACACCAGACATGGCTCCCATAATAGATGGAAATGATCCTTTTCAAGGATATTACACAGACTGCGGATGGGGATATTTTGGGTTCAAATCCTCAATTGTTACAGGAAAATACATGGCTGAATACATGGCATCAGGACAATGCCCGGATATGCTTAAACCCTTTAATATGCGAAGATTTGAAAATCACAGATTAATGGGTGAAACTGCTGCACTGGTAAATTACAGCCCTGACAATTAA
- a CDS encoding MurR/RpiR family transcriptional regulator, with product MVKLDEHPLMKKLADPGIQLTPKGRILGNYILNNPRKAVFMTTKELAGICKVSEATVVRFVTQVGFESYGRFQQTLRDLIDTDMPLTERMDLTFSGDPDTNRFQYEIYKDIENLKHLYESTDTGVMKKIIDCLAESAGIYIIGSRMSYPLAHYMGWAMTKIRQNVQTLNGSDSTSFDYLAIAAPESAVIIFTVSRYPNELLRLGKHVRRTGHKLIVISDNALAPLNNFAHLNLAAPSRFIPLFSSPISMMCLINYLLTELAGRYGDNMNKHQQKLEQTYRENDILFNLDNFLK from the coding sequence ATGGTAAAGCTGGACGAACATCCTTTGATGAAAAAACTGGCAGATCCGGGCATACAACTGACTCCCAAGGGCCGCATTCTGGGAAATTATATTCTAAACAACCCCCGTAAAGCCGTGTTTATGACAACCAAAGAACTGGCAGGAATATGCAAGGTCAGTGAAGCAACAGTAGTCCGTTTTGTTACCCAGGTTGGGTTTGAAAGTTATGGCCGTTTTCAGCAGACCCTGCGGGATCTAATTGATACAGACATGCCTCTTACAGAACGTATGGATCTTACATTTTCCGGTGATCCAGATACAAATCGTTTTCAGTATGAAATATATAAGGATATTGAAAACCTGAAACATCTTTATGAATCAACAGATACCGGGGTCATGAAAAAGATCATAGACTGTCTGGCTGAAAGTGCGGGGATTTATATTATTGGTTCCCGCATGTCCTATCCTCTGGCACATTATATGGGATGGGCAATGACCAAAATCCGGCAGAATGTGCAGACGCTTAATGGCAGTGATTCCACCAGTTTTGATTATCTTGCCATTGCTGCACCTGAAAGTGCAGTTATTATTTTTACAGTATCCAGGTATCCCAATGAACTTCTGAGACTGGGAAAACATGTGCGGAGAACAGGCCATAAACTTATTGTTATTTCAGATAATGCCCTGGCACCCTTAAATAATTTTGCCCACTTAAACCTGGCTGCCCCTTCTCGTTTTATTCCTCTTTTTTCCAGTCCCATCAGCATGATGTGTCTTATCAATTACCTGCTCACAGAACTTGCCGGACGGTATGGCGATAATATGAACAAACACCAGCAAAAACTGGAACAGACCTATCGTGAAAATGATATTTTATTTAACCTGGATAATTTTTTAAAATGA